Below is a window of Terriglobales bacterium DNA.
CAGGCCTCCGCCTCGACGAAGCCGGCGGCGCGCAGCCGCTCCATGGTCAGCTCCGGGCTGGCGTATTCGCGGTTGTCCTCGAAGCCGCGAAAATGCGGCGCGAACTCCGGGCTGCGCATGAGCCGCTGGGCGCGGGTGCGCAGGCGCTCCAGGTTCCCTGCCCCGCCACACTGCGCTTCCAGCCAGCCGCCCGGCTTGAGCGCGGCGAACAGCGAGGCGAACAGTTTGGGATGATCGGGGATCCAGTGGAAGACGGCGGTCGAGAAGACGCCGTCCACGGCGGCGCGCAGGGGCAGCGCGGTGAGGTCGGCGCACAGGAAGCGGACGCGCCCCGGGTAGTCCCGCTCCAGGTACTCGCGGGCCGAGCGCAGCATGTTGCTGGAGAGATCGGCGCAGAGCACGTGGCCCCGGGGCAGGCGCGAGAGCAATTCGGCGCTCAGTCGCCCGGAGCCACAGC
It encodes the following:
- a CDS encoding methyltransferase domain-containing protein, whose product is MPSREWDAEAYHRLSEPQFEWGMKVVARLKLRGDETVLDAGCGSGRLSAELLSRLPRGHVLCADLSSNMLRSAREYLERDYPGRVRFLCADLTALPLRAAVDGVFSTAVFHWIPDHPKLFASLFAALKPGGWLEAQCGGAGNLERLRTRAQRLMRSPEFAPHFRGFEDNREYASPELTMERLRAAGFVEAEAWLEPAPATFPTRERFREFIGKVNLHKYVARLEDGELSRRFLDAMAEQAAGDDPPFTLDYLRMNLRARKPA